Below is a window of Sporosarcina ureae DNA.
GCCATTGACATTGATCGATGATTCGTCCGATTGCACGTCTGCGTCAAAGACACCGTGCACAGAGTCATATTTCAATAAATGCGCCAACATCGCTGCATCTGTTAAGTCATTGATCGCTACTACTTCCATATCTTCTGATGCAAATGCTTCTCGAAGTACCAATCGTCCAATACGTCCAAATCCATTAATCGCTAATTTTACTGTCATCTTAAATCGCCTCCGTAAAATGGTTGTTATGTTTTCGCCTAATGCAAAAGTTAAATATAAGAATTCATGATTCCATAAGCACCGTTGATTTCCGTTCCAGGCGGACGCGTTCCGCGGGCACGGCTTCAATCTCCTCGTCCGCTTCGCTACCTGCGGGGCTTTCAGCTCGCGCTGTTCCCGCAGGAGTCGCCGCCTTCCACTACAATCAACTAAGTATTCTTTTAACAATTTAATTAAAACTTACATAGACGCTGTATCTACTTTTTCATAAGCGACAGCATATGTTCCGCTGCGCCTTCGTCTGTTACTAAAATAGTCTGAGACGGTGCACTTGCTAAGTACGACAGCAGTGCTTCCGCTTTGCTTGCTCCGCCGGCTACTGTGAACACGTGCGGTATGTCTTGCAGATGTTCCATTTGAATTCCGACTGTGCGGATTCGATGGACAATTTCACCTTGCTGGTTGAAATAAAAGCCGAATGCTTCTCCCTTTGCTTGCCGATCCAGTAGAATCTGCTGTTCGTCTTCAGGAGAGTTTCGTAATACTGCCATTTTCGCCGCATTGCCGACACCGTGGATGACGCAATCCGTCTGGCTATATAACTCGAGCATTTCTTTTGCTGCTGGTTCATGCTGAAATACCGCATGCGCTTCTTCACTTAATGTGTCTGGATAATAAAATGCTTTGTATGTCGCATGACAACTTTCTGCAAACGAAGCTGCAATCATATTCGCTTGTAATCCAATTTCTTCCCCTACGCCACCTCTTGCTGCGATAAATTGCACATTGGGCAGTTCATCTTGCTGCATAAACGATGGAATCGCGGCTACTGTACTACCGCCTGTCACTGCAACGATTTCATTTCCTTTAATACGGGAACGAAACTGTTTTGCCGCTTGCATGCCAAGCAACTTTTTCGTCAAAGGTGAATCATCAGAATCTCCTTCTACTACATGCACTTTCAGAATGCCCAGACGCTCCGCCAATTCATTCGCAAGTTGACGTCTACCAGACCTTTCTTCCATCGTATCATGCAGCGCAAAGAGTACTTCTATACCTTTTTCCGTAGTCGAAACACCTTCTTTGGCAATATTCACCAATCCCTGCTCTTTCAATAAATCAAGCATCGTCCGTGTTTCCCTTTCGGAATAACCGGACACAGAACTAAGTGTTCTTCTGCCGACAGGACCCGACGCTTTAATCAGTTTCAACATGTGATAACGTTGTTCAATCAATAGCGGAAGTTCTGGTACAAGTGCGAGTTGCGCTTCCAAAAATGATAAGTTCACTCACATCACTCTTTTCAAGTGGGCTGTTTTTGATCCCTTGATATTATTACTGTCCCACCTAGTGTAAAAAAATACTATACATGTAGTATAGCATCTTGAAAATCAAAACACAATTAGAAAGCGTTTTCACTCGTCAATTAATTCCAAAACGTCGATATAGCCTATATTTCCGTAGGTTCGCACACGTCCTTCGTGTTCAATGACTGGGATCATCAGCATGTATTTTTCATGGATTTCGTCATCTTCTTCTATATTAATGGTCTCCCACTCGAGCGGATGATCTTCCGCCACTAATTTAAGCATGCGCTCCGCTTCCTCGCACAGCTCGCAATTGGGTCTTGTGTAGAATGTAATGTGCATGTCAGGGTTCACCTCGTTTTTTATTATGATGGCATGGATTGGGGCGGAATTCTAGTGAATTGCTTTTTTTAAGGGGGTGATGGGTTTGCTTGTGGGATGTGGGCTGTGGGGTGTGGGGTGTGGGCTATGAGCGGTTGCGCGGCTGGATAGAGCGGATAGCGTGTGGCTATGATCGGATACGTGATGTGATAGAGCGGATAACTTCGTGGATAGAGCGTTCGTGGGGTGGCTTAGAGCGGTCAACGCGATTCATTGAGCCGCGAGCAGCCAGAGCAACCAGTTACAGCGTAGCGGCCAGGTCAAGTGCGGAAAGATAGATGGCGCGGCTCATAGAATTCGTGGAGATCAGAATGTCATGCCGCGGGCTTAGAGCGGTTGCGTGGCCCGATAGAGCGGATAGCGCGCGGCTATGATCGGATACGCGGTGCGATAGAGCGAATAACTTTGTGGATAGAGCGGTCGCGGGAAGGCATAGAGCGGTCAACGCGATTCATTGAGCCGCGAGCAGCCAGCGTAGCGAGTTAGAGCGCAGCGATCAGGTCAAGTGCGGAAAGAGTGATGGCGCAGCACATAGTATTCGTGGAGATCCGAATGTCGTGCCGCGGGCTTAGAGCAGTTGCGTGGCCCGATAGAGCGGATGGCGTGTGGCTATGATCGGATACGCGGTGCGATAGAGCGAATAACTTTGTCGATAGAGCGGTCGCGGGAAGGCATAGAGCGGTCAACGCGATTCATTGAGCCGCGAGCAGCCAGCGTAGCGAGTTAGAGCGTAGCGACCAGGTCAAGTGCGGAAAGATAGATGGCGCGGCACATAGAATTCGT
It encodes the following:
- a CDS encoding sugar-binding transcriptional regulator — protein: MNLSFLEAQLALVPELPLLIEQRYHMLKLIKASGPVGRRTLSSVSGYSERETRTMLDLLKEQGLVNIAKEGVSTTEKGIEVLFALHDTMEERSGRRQLANELAERLGILKVHVVEGDSDDSPLTKKLLGMQAAKQFRSRIKGNEIVAVTGGSTVAAIPSFMQQDELPNVQFIAARGGVGEEIGLQANMIAASFAESCHATYKAFYYPDTLSEEAHAVFQHEPAAKEMLELYSQTDCVIHGVGNAAKMAVLRNSPEDEQQILLDRQAKGEAFGFYFNQQGEIVHRIRTVGIQMEHLQDIPHVFTVAGGASKAEALLSYLASAPSQTILVTDEGAAEHMLSLMKK
- a CDS encoding glutaredoxin family protein yields the protein MLKLVAEDHPLEWETINIEEDDEIHEKYMLMIPVIEHEGRVRTYGNIGYIDVLELIDE